ACCACGTTTTGCAAACTGTCTTGGGGCATATCCATCTTTAGCCATAAGAGCAAGCAACAGCGGAAGTCCTGCAAAAGCAGTGTTACACGCCATAACAAGTATAACAGCTGTAGCTGCCTGAATTATATAAAATAAAACTCCTCCATTAAATACCTGCCACGAAATCTGAGCAACTACAGTTACATTAGAACTTGGAACAGCATGATAAAGTGCAGCCAAATAGGAAATTCCACCAAACATTAAAAGTACTATAAAAGCTAAAAGCATTAATACAATCTTAGCATTTTTCTGTGATGGCTCCCTAAAGTTTGGGACTCCATTACTTACAGCTTCTACACCTGTTAAAGCTGTACATCCTGCTGCAAAAGCCTTTAAAAATAGGAATATGGTTATAGTTCCAGAAACATCTGGTATCTTATAACTGGATTTAGGTACATATCCCATAAAATTTATTTTTATTACCCCCCATATAAGCATAACTAATATTAAAAATATAAATATATAGGTTGGAACTCCAAATACCTTCGAAGATTCTCTTATTCCTTTTAAATTTCCAATTACTAAAATTGTTATAAGTGCTAAAGTAATAGTAACTGTGTGTGGAAGCAAGGATGGTATTGCTGAAGTTATAGCTGCAGTTCCTGCCGAAGCACTTACTGCTACAGTCAATATATAATCAATAATTAAAGAAGCACCTGCTACAAGACCAGCGGTTGTCCCTAAATTATCCGTTGCTACAATATAAGAACCTCCACCAGCTGGATAGGCATCTATAGTTTGTCTATATGAAAATATAAGCATAAACAGCAAAAATATAATACATAGCGAAGCATAGAGCATATATCTATAGGACAAAAGACCCATAACCGGCATAAGTATCAATAATATTTCTTCTCCAGCATAAGCCACAGAGGAAATAGCATCACTTGACATTATTGGCAGTCCCCAAAATACATTGAACTTTTCACCTTTTAATTCTTCAGTTTTTAAGCTTTTACCTATAATTGCATTTGAGACATTTCCTAAATTTAAATTCATTTTTAACACCTCCTAAACGTAAATTGAATATATTAATAAACTCCTTGCCAAAAGCTAATTTCTTAATTTCGATTTTATTATATTACCACCTTGAACATAAATTTTGAGTTAAGATTGTACTTGCCTGTATAAAGATTCTATAAAGATTTTATTTTAAAGTGCATGAATACATTTTCACAATCTTATTTCATCTCGAACTTAAAGAAGACTTAAGCTTTCGCAGATATTTTTTATCCATGGGAATATAAAATAAAAGAACTGATGCACTAATTAATTAGTATATCAGTCCTTTTAAGACGTATATATGTTTTTAAATAATCAATAATTGATAGTGTAAAGTTGAAAATTATCTTTCTTCCCTTGAATATGAAATACCTAAAGCTTTAGGCATAGCTGAAGGTCTACTTTTAGTTTCTCTGGTTGTAAAGATTAGAACTACAAAAGTAAAAATATAAGGAAGCATTTGTAGTATGTATGTAGGAATAACAAAACCAAAAGCTTGAAGGTGAAGTCCCAGTGAACTTATAATTCCAAAAATGTAAGCTCCTACTACAGCACGAATTGGATCCCACAATGCAAATATCACAAGAGCTATGGCAATCCATCCCCGCCCTGCTGTCATATTTTCACTCCATGAAGGAGAATAAGCAAGAGATATATAGGCACCTCCTGCCCCGGACAGCATACCACCTAAAATAACACATATATATCTTACCAAAAAAATATTTATTCCTGCAGCATCTGCAGCACCAGGATTTTCTCCAGCGGCCCTTACTATAAGTCCCGATTTAGTTTTATAAAGCACAAACCAAATTACAAAAACCAATATAAAACTCAAATACACCAAAAGATCATTTTTGAAAAGTATTGTTCCTATTACTGGTATTTTACTTAAAAGTGGAATATCTATAGCTTTAAATGAAGCAGCTGGAAGCGCTCCTATGTAAGATTTCCCAAGGTATGCACTAAGTCCCGTTCCAAATATAGTAAGTGCCACACCACTAGCTACCTGATTGGCTTTTAACTTTATAGTGAGAACAGCATGAAAAAATGCTAAAGCCGCACCAGCTGTAATCCCTGCTATAAATCCCAACCATTGATTTTTAGTATGAATGCTAACTATAAATCCTGTCACAGCACCTACAAGCATCATGCCTTCTACACCTAAATTCATTACTCCTGCTCTCTCTGATATAAGTTCTCCAAGACAAGCATATAATAAAGGCGTTCCTGCAATAACTCCCGCTGCAAACACTGAAATTATAAAAGTACTATTCATGTTATCAAGCTTCCTTTCTCACTAATTTATACTTGAGTAATATTTCGCTCCCCAGTACGAAAAGTAATATGGCACCTTGAAACATTAGAACCATACTTAACGAAAAGCCTGATGTCTGCAAATTATATCCTCCTACAAAAAGGCCTCCCATAAAGAAAGAAACTATAACTATTCCCAAAGGACTAAGTCTTGCCAGAAGTGCAATTATAACTGCTGTATATCCATATCCAGGTGATATATTCTGTTGAAGTTTATGAATAGCTCCTGATACCTCTACCATTCCTGCAATTCCCGCAATTCCTCCACTTATAAACATAACAATTAAAATATTTCGAACATAATTCATACCTGCATAGATGGCGGTACTTTTATTACCACCGCTTACCCGTATCTCATACCCCCATCTAGAATACTTTAAAACAATAAACATCAACACTGATATTCCTATTCCAATAAATAGCCCTATATTTATATCTGTATTACCAAAGGAAGTTAAAGTTGCACTTTTAGAAAAAGTGGCACTTACGGGGAAATTTTTGCCCTTTGGATCTTTCCAAGGGCCAAATACCAGGTATTGAACCCATAATATAGCTATATAATTGAGAAGTAATGTAGTTATAGTTTCATTTATATTTAAAAACGCCTTTGGAATTGCTGCAACCATTGACCATAATCCACCTGCTATAAAACCTGCTATCATCATAAATGGCAGCAATTCATAGGCAGGCATGTTTGGAAAAGATAGTGCAGCCCAAGAAGCTCCAAAAGCTCCCATGAAAAACTGACCTTCAGCACCTATAT
The genomic region above belongs to Clostridium sp. AWRP and contains:
- a CDS encoding ABC transporter permease, coding for MIDVFKGWKLKKTDSCSMMKKVMVSIISVIGGIAFSAIIIAITGNDPIDVCSQIFSGAFGSTYGISETVAKSIPLMLTSLGVSLAFRMQLWNIGAEGQFFMGAFGASWAALSFPNMPAYELLPFMMIAGFIAGGLWSMVAAIPKAFLNINETITTLLLNYIAILWVQYLVFGPWKDPKGKNFPVSATFSKSATLTSFGNTDINIGLFIGIGISVLMFIVLKYSRWGYEIRVSGGNKSTAIYAGMNYVRNILIVMFISGGIAGIAGMVEVSGAIHKLQQNISPGYGYTAVIIALLARLSPLGIVIVSFFMGGLFVGGYNLQTSGFSLSMVLMFQGAILLFVLGSEILLKYKLVRKEA
- a CDS encoding ABC transporter permease, which translates into the protein MNSTFIISVFAAGVIAGTPLLYACLGELISERAGVMNLGVEGMMLVGAVTGFIVSIHTKNQWLGFIAGITAGAALAFFHAVLTIKLKANQVASGVALTIFGTGLSAYLGKSYIGALPAASFKAIDIPLLSKIPVIGTILFKNDLLVYLSFILVFVIWFVLYKTKSGLIVRAAGENPGAADAAGINIFLVRYICVILGGMLSGAGGAYISLAYSPSWSENMTAGRGWIAIALVIFALWDPIRAVVGAYIFGIISSLGLHLQAFGFVIPTYILQMLPYIFTFVVLIFTTRETKSRPSAMPKALGISYSREER
- a CDS encoding APC family permease, yielding MNLNLGNVSNAIIGKSLKTEELKGEKFNVFWGLPIMSSDAISSVAYAGEEILLILMPVMGLLSYRYMLYASLCIIFLLFMLIFSYRQTIDAYPAGGGSYIVATDNLGTTAGLVAGASLIIDYILTVAVSASAGTAAITSAIPSLLPHTVTITLALITILVIGNLKGIRESSKVFGVPTYIFIFLILVMLIWGVIKINFMGYVPKSSYKIPDVSGTITIFLFLKAFAAGCTALTGVEAVSNGVPNFREPSQKNAKIVLMLLAFIVLLMFGGISYLAALYHAVPSSNVTVVAQISWQVFNGGVLFYIIQAATAVILVMACNTAFAGLPLLLALMAKDGYAPRQFAKRGKRLNYSNGIIMLGLLAAILVVIFKGDTHYLLGLYAVGVFISFTLSQCGMFKRWTKIKINGWKHKAFINGLGGVLTFVTTIIIGVTRFTRGAWVVFILIPIIVYTMEKIKRHYLKVAQQLRLSMDELRKYEKVSFEGQKRYVIVPIDTLNKSFLKALNYARTISENIIVFHVSVDDEVTNKLLKKWNEYNIGIPIIVKKSPYRSIIKPLAKFIDSEEYSAGPKDTITVVLPQFVVTKWWGNILHNQTALLIKTILLKRRNIAIVTVPYIIDEN